CGCCACGGCAGGAGACAAGGCTACTGACCGCCGGCTTCGAGCAGAGGCAGGAGCATTGCTGCATCCGGCCGAGGACGGCCAGAGTTGAACCCATCCGGACGTCTTTGTCGCTGGAGGCGGCAATCGGCTGGAGGAGTTCGAGGGCCGGCAGGCGGCCGTGGCGAACGAGGCGCGGGCTCAAACTGGAGCTCCACCTCCTCGCTTccggggggaggcggcggcggcgcatccCCGACAATGACGGCGCAAGCAGGCCCAAGCAAGTGCAGGACCGGAGATTTACCTCCGCCGCATCTCCTCCACGGGCAACAACCCTGTCCTTCACCGCCAAAGACGTCCGCGTTGACGATGACACATGCGGCAACACAAACAGTGGGCGAGGCGACGCCATCTCTTTGGCCGATGCGTGTCCTCCGTACTGCGAGTTGGTCAGTCTCTACTCCTGCCCCCTCTCTATTTCTTACTCTCCTTGGTCTCCCACGGGAGCAGCCGAGGTGCAAAGGCCAAGCGGCACAAGGAGCAGTCAGGACGGTGGTGCTACATATCTTCACATTTGATGGAATGTCCCATAGGTACTAAGGTTAAGATTTTTTGTTTCCTCTGTTTTCATCCCTTTTCGTTGTAGCTATATTACTCATCTTTTGGTTCAATTTGTCATATACCAGTGTAGCCAGCAGCTGACGACATTGTTGGAGTGTTTAGTCCAAGAAGAGTGGTGTTAATATTAGCAAGAATTAAACGTTCTTTCAGTTGTTCTTGAGGTCTATTTAAATGGGGATCCTCTTGGTCCTCTCTGGCTCTCTCCATGTACATAAGGTGAGTAATCAGACTCCATAGAATATAAATTTACAGTATTTGAGTTACATGTGAGGTTTCTAGATTTTACTTTTGTGCATGGTATTTGCAGGCTCATAGTTACTCAAAGCATGACTTTGTTCTACTTCTGTTCAGATTGACGCGCTCAAATATCCAGTAAATCATCACCCCGCACACTGCTTATATTATTCATTCTATCCTATTATTGTTATTATTATTTTCCTTCGACTGCTATTTCTCTGTACGTAACATAGTAAAACATTATTTTTCTCATCTGTCACGGGATGTTGGTTTAATGTACGTGCTGACAGATATCATACCATAAAAAACAAATCAAGACCCAAGAATAAATATTCACCAATAGCTTGACTGCTAATTAGAACACGATGCAGGGTATAATTTCTAGCACACAGTTTCATATAATTTGAAGTAATCTATCCACATTATGCCCCTCTTCCGTTGACTATAAGGTAGCAGACCTCTGATTTGCTCGCTCTTATATATGAATGGATATAAAAGAAGCTCAATTTAGTAATTATATTTCGTATAGGAATTCAACATATTGCAAATGATATATGGCTTCCTTCATCAATTCCTTATAATCAAGTTTTACAGATGGCTTTACCTCTTTGTATAATCAGCATGTCGTCCCTTTACAATTGGTTAATTTTATTTTCAGTTAAGTGCGACCAAACTCTTATTTGTCACTCTTTTGGTAGGAGTTCCTATAAAAACTGTGTGCGGGGTAGGAACTTTATTTGTCACTCTTATTTTCAGTTAAGTGCGACCAAACTCTTATTTGTCACTCTTTTGGTAGGAACTTTATAGGATCATCAGTGAAAACGAGAGATACCAAATTgcagcaaaataaaataaaacacttTGCCAACCATATGATCAGGTGCCTCCCAGAGCACAAAATTCCAATTTAACAAGCCGTTTTGACAGAAAGGCAAACACGGTAGAAAAAGGCATTTATATAAAGTGAGCTCACCTAATTCTTGCATGGGCACTTATGAGTATGTATGGATAGAAAAACTATACCAAGTTGCACACATGTTCCTGAAATCTTGCTGTTTAAGTTACTGACAAAAATTTCAGTTGTCTTCTGTATAAACTATAATTTCAGCTTTGGTCGATGGTAGAGGGAAATAGAGTGGAGGGATGTGTACCAAGCAACCACACAGATCAATTCAGATAACAAGTGAAGGAAGATAACACATGAAGTAAGGTTCGACCTTTCTATTAGAGATGTTCATCATCCCTAAAGCATGGATAAGAACAGACTCTTCGACAGTTAATTGTCCAACATGTTGTTTTATTTCAGCGGTAAATGTAATACTCACTCGATCTATATTAAGTGTcatggttttagttcaaatttgttaAACGAAAACCACGACAACGATGAAGTGTGAATGGCAAGCAACTTATGTATTAAGTACCTATGTATAAATATGCCAAGTGGATCTGATCAAGCTACTATTACTCCTATATGATTATGACAAATGACACTTTGTGAGTTAATTTGACATACCATATGGGATGGGAGCTTCCTTCAACAATGAAATACTAGCAGATTATCTGTATGTCCATACATGCAGAACAATACCGTTTTTCTATAGCATTAAAAGTATCTTCATTCTTTGTCTCAGACTGACCCAACGGAGAACATTATCCACCTACAACTATGTAGCCAGTATGAGTGTCACCTACTTATTGGCTACAGCGGTACGATTAATTGTTCTGTTGACACAGTGATGCTATTTCTCTGAACTCATGTACGAATCAGATCTCTTCTTCTATTTCTTTCATTTAGTTTATCCAGTTTGTTGACTTTTTAACCATAGCTTTGGATCCTAGATTCCTAATAGCAATCTTGCTATATGTTTTTCTTCTACCATAGAATGTTATCTGTCCATAGCTTTCGTTATTCAAAGTTCAGATAAATTCTTTCGTCCCTACCGTGATACTGTTTCTCTTGAATCATGTCAAATTTATATTTGATCTGCTCTTCCTCACTTTTAGTTACTccattttgcttgcactttaaccTTCACACAAAGCCTAGATCTCTAATACTAGCAAACATGTTATTTTTGTCCAGGGCAGGTACAAACAACTCAACCAGGAGCTGTTCGTGCTCACAAAAATTCACAGCAGTGCACACACCTTCACTGCTCATGCGTGTCAGAGAAACTCTCTCAATTTCGAACAATGATCTTACCTATGGTAGACAAACTGGATTTATCCAAGTGTATGACTTTTCACTGATCTGCTGCTTTCAGTTTTCCCTTATGTTCTTTTTGTTTACAGTTCTTTGCCCTTACCATCAATTTATTCAAAGATAGTCATCGTTTTGAATGTGAGGCAAACAAACAGTTCTAGATCTCCAACAATACAGCTGGATGGCCGTTTTTGttgtttttatttactttttatTTTGATTTTTCTCCACTAAATAATTCTCTATTGTAGGGAACCTCAACGCTTAAACTACTTACCTTCTTCTATACTCATCACCAATTCTCTTGACAGACTCTGTTGTTATGATTGGTAAGTGAAATTACCTTTTAGTTTACGATGAAGTGCAGATTGGCCATCTCGAGGCTGTCTGTCTTTGCTATCGCTCCAACCAGTTGTGCCTGCCATCAGATCAGTCCCTCTCCACTCCGCTTgcctccttttctttccttatgtCTTGCATACTTCTCCCTTGGCGTCCCTTTGTTCGCTCCGGCGCTTCGACCATCTCTGGTGGACATGCAGCGCGCCGCGCACCGAGGATCGCCCCTCCTCAACAACCCCTTCCATCTTGATTGACTAGCAACCTTTGGTGTCTAGGCTAGATCAATGAGAGGAAAGTCCACCGATCTGGAGTGTTGCCAAATAGAACTAGACCGATGATTCATACAAGGGGAGGGGATGAGTATTTCAGTACAATGCACTGTGAGAAACATAAGAAGGGACCAGCACGGCTTGACGAGGTAACCCCCAGCCACGTGTACTGCCACTCAGCCACATGTCCACCGACTGCTCCGGCATAGCACTCCCCCATGACATGCATGAAGACAAACTATTCTTTCACCTAAAATTAAGAAGAACCACTTACGCCCAAAAAATTAAGAACTAACAAAACCTATATTCTTTCTGGGAGGAACAAAATGTATATCTTATGTCCTATCCTCTAACCTGTGAACACCAAAAAGGTTATTTCGTGCCAAGCTAAGTACAAACTATCTATTATGTCCTGCTCATTTTGGTGTACCACTTGACTGCCTATTCTATAAATTATGATCGAATTCTGCATGTACCACTTGCTAGCACTCTAGCGGCATACCGCCGTGCCTTACTTTTTAGTAGTATATATATAAGTTGAAGTCCTTTGCTGCTTTCTCATTGATTTGGTTACGGTGCGTTTTTTTTcaatttcaattttttttaaaattactcatactattttaaaaaaaatctgatGGTAATTTCTCTGTCGGTTTTCATCATAATTTGACTGATGGTAATTTCTCGCAGTAGATCATCGGTTGAAATAGTTAGCTTTCGTAATAATTTGTCGCGTTAAAAATATAGCAGTAATTTTTTGCAATGCTGTAATTACCTATAATTTCCCAAAAACAATTTCTTGGTGCAATCCTTCAACGTCAATTCCGGTGTTAACTATGAAATATATCGTTAATTACCTAATATTTAATTATTTGAGGGCGCATATTTCAGTGACAATAATTTCTCAACGGTGCAACATCGTGGTAATTTCAACCTCAAGTTTAGTTTCTGCAGTAATTTTTCACGAGGCGGCAATTACCTATATTTTTCTAGAAAGTAATTTCTCAGGAGACATCTTGAACATTGCTAATATCAACTATGAAACACGCAGTTAACTACCTACTATTAATTATTCAAGGCCACATATTTCTCCGCCGATCATTTTACAACGACGCACAAGGGTAGTAATTTTTACACGAACCTTCAACCTCAACTGTGGTTAATTACCCGCGACATTTCTTTAGTAGTGCATAATTCTTTACAATTATTAAAAAAAATTCAACATCCACCCCCTCTTTTACCCAGGAAAAATAATGTTGTGACAGTTGTGTTCCTCTACGGTAACATCAAAAAATTATACTTATTCAATCATCCGTCACATTTTCATCTGGGATGACCTTCTCCTAGGGTAAATATAGAAAGATTTGCCTCTTTCGGCCCGAGAAATACAACCATTTTCTTTTGTAGCAAGAACGACAACAAAAGCACTCCACCATCCACCGCCTATTTCGCCGTCACTTGTGCGGTACTTCCACAACCCAAATACTTTTTAGTTTTTACAATATTTTAACCAACAATCTAGAAACAAAAGCACTCCACCACCCGCGGCCTATTTCACTGGCACTTCCGTGGTATTTCGGCAGCTCAGATATTGTATtatttatactccctccgtcccagggAAAGTGTCGGTCGGTCCTTTTTTCAAAAAGCTCCTCCGCAAATTCCCGACAAACAAGTGGGTATTGCTTCCTGTCCGCAGCGCCGCTCCCTTCCTGACCCCGACGCCGTCGCCGCTCCCTTGCTGACCCCaacgccgtcgccggcgccgctCCCTCGCTGGCCTCGCACCTCCTCTGCCCCCCACAGCCACCGCCGCTCCCTCCCGTAGCCCCGCATCCAAGCGCAGGTCAACCGGTCGCGCATAGGCGGCAAGGGCTCGCTCAAGGGCCGCCGCTCTCTCGCTGGCCACCACCGTCTCCGTCGAGGCCGCCGAGCTCTGGCGCCGCGTCGAAGACAGCTTCAACTCGCTCACCCGCGACGAGCTCCTCTCCCGCATCCACTGTCGGTACCTCCCGCAGCCCTGTAGTCTCCATTTCGGTGGAGCTGAAAATTGGAGTTTTTCGACGGATCCGCGTCGTAGTTCCCACCAGCGGCGAGAAGAGGAGGTAGAAGCGACGGATTTGAATGCAGGGTCTGCGCTCCCCCACCGCCGAGCTCTGATTTTTCCTCTACGCACCGGATTTGAAGGCATAGTCTGCGCTCCCCCAATGCGTCGACCTCCAAACCCAAAGGTTCAAATTTTGAGCCTACAACTTGCACTTTTCTCTTGAACTGGTAGCAGCAAATGATTTTCTTAGTCTCTGCTATTGCATTACCAAGAATTCATCTTGATTATTTCAGCATTCAGATAGGTTGGCATCTCGTATTGGTTGAGTGGACCGACATGCTTCACGGATGGATTGCAGTACCTGATTTCCATGGAAGTAGCTGATTAGCTGGGTCATTGTCTACTTTAGGTGCATGCTGCTTTCTAGTAAAATTGATGAACTACCAAAAAATATGCATTGGATTGGATAGCTAAACTAAGAGGAACAATCCCTAAGTTCACAACTCTCTAGTGAAATAATCAATTCGCACTTAGCTGAAAGAGAGCTCTGCAAATTAGGAAGCAGAACCTAATGTACACGACTGATTCTTAGCTGAAAAATATGCATTGGATTGGATAGCTAAACTAAGCTTGATCCTTTGACTGAACAGCAAATGGTTGGCATCTGTGGCGTCGAGAAGTCGTTGCAGGCAGAAGAAGCTCTCACCCAGGGCAGCGGGTGTCTTGCCGATGACGCAAACATTGGGAGCTTCGTGGCCATTGCACTCGGCAAGCTGTCCAGCCTTGAAGGTTTTGTCATACAGGTAACTCGATATGTCTCGCTACTCTTTAACCTTGATGCTATTATTGAAAGTTCAAACTTCCAGAATAGATGCTACTGTAGTTTCAGAGATGTAAAATTTAGTTTAGAAATTATTTTAAAAGCTATGCTAGATTGCTAGCATCTAGTATACTGGATATCATAAATTTATCACAAGAAAGAGCTTACAAAGTTATTCATGCTGAATTCAAGAGTGTCAACATATAAGTGACTCTTGTGTGTAGATATTAACATTTGTATCTTGTTCTATAACATGGCTATAACCATGGCTATAACAATTGATGTCTATACATCTGATTCGCTTGCTTTCTTGTTGTTGCTTGCATCGTTTTCTTCTCTTGCTTCTAGCTTCTCTTGTCGCTTTCTTTTCTTCCTTGCTTCACGTTCTTCTCTTGCCGCTTGCTCCTCTTGTTTCTTCCGTGCTTGGCGTTCTTCTCTTGCCGCTTGCTCCTCTTGTTTCTTCCGTGCTTTGCGTTCTTCTCTTGCCGCTTCCTCCTCTTGTTTCTTCCGTGCTTGGCGTTCTTCTCTTGCCGCTTGCTCCTCTTGTTTCTTCCGTGCTTTGCGTTCTTCTCTTGCCGCTTCCTCCTCTTGTTTCTTCCGTGCTTGGCGTTCTTCTCTTGCCGCTTGCTCCTCTTGTTGCTTCCTTGCTTTGAGTGCTTCTCTTGCCGCTTGCTCCTCTTGTTTCTTCCTTGCTTTGAGTGCTTCTCTTTCCGCTTGCTCCTCTTGTTTCTTCCTTGCTTTGAGTGCTTCTCTTGCCGCTTGCTCCTCTTGTTTCTTCCTTGCTTTGAGGGCTTCTCTTGCCGCTTGCTCCTCTTGTTTCTTCCTTGCTTTGAGTGCTTCTCTTGCCGCTTGCTCCTCTTGTTTCTTCCTTGCTTTGCGTGCTTCTCTTGCCGCTTGCCTCTCTTGTTTCTTCCTTGCTTTGCATGCTTCTCTTGCCACTTGCTCCTCTTGTTTCTTGCTTGCTTCATGTGCTTCTCTTGCCGCTTGGTTGCTTGCTTCTTCGGCTGCTTGCTTGGCACTTGCTTCTCTTGCTAGTTCTTCTTGTTGCTTGATGTACCGGAGTATAATAGTTTTGGTTTCTGTAAGTATGTTCGTCGGGACACAGAGATCATCCATTACCTCTTCTAGCCTTCCTTCTGCCTCGAGGAGGTCCTTATAATTGTGCGGGATATCATATTCTACCCCTCCTTCTACCCGCATTATCTGAATCATAACTGTCTTGAGAGTAAAGAAGCTTCTACTCAGTTTGTTGACCTCATAATTATTGTATTCTTCTTCCACACCCTCAATCAGTTCCTTTATATTCTTAGGTGCTCTCGTATCAGTAAGGGATTGTAGAGACCTGAACAAGGCTAGGTCAAGAACATTTAAGTCCGGGCTGTTCGGAGGTTGTTGGATCAACTGAATGTCTAGGTCAGTCTGTGCTACTGCCTGTCGGAAACCATCATCATGAGGGAGGAGGTGAGGTTTCGCATTATCTTGTTGAATGAAGATTGTTGTTCCCTCATCCTCATCGGGCCATTTGTCTTGGATGGCTGGAATCACTAGATTGCACATGTATTGTCTCATGACATCTCGGGTAACTTTCACATTTTTTAGCTCAAGTGTTCCTTTAGGTCTAAGTTTACTCTTCTTAGGAGCTGGGGTCTCCTTCACAAATGCCCATGTCCCAATTTTGCCATCAAATGTGACTACCCCTCCTTCACCATACCTTGGCTTGGCAACTGCCGCAAGGAACATCACCTTTCCTATGCTATTCTTATTTTTCACTGTGCGCAATGGTTTTGGCTCTTCTGGGAGTAGGTAGTACGAGTTGTTCACTTTAGTCATGTCGAACCATTTTTCGTCAATATGGACAAAGTTGTCCATATCCTTGAACCTACATGGTGAGTTCTCATCGAGCATAGAAAGGCAATGTTGTAGCCTCTGTATTTTGTTAGCTTCTGTCATCGATGGCTTCAGGGTGTTACTGACGCGCTTTAGCTCACCCAACCTAAACCTTCTATGCAATGTTGAGCGGCTAACACCCAGAGATTTTGCAAGAGATCGAATAGTTCTCCTTCTGTTTAATGGGATTGTTGATGTTCTCGATAGATCCAAATCTTTCCTTTTACCGCCACATTTGCCTTTCTTCTTGCTGGAGATTGGTAGTCCTTGTTCAAGCTGCTCTTGGGCTGTTTTCCAGACTCACTCAATTGACCGTACACTTGTGTGCAACATGCTTGCGACAAGTTCTTTGTCGCAAGTTGTGAACTTTCCATCTTTGCGCTCGATTACTTTTAGAGCAAAGTAGACACCATATCTCTCCTGACTTGTCAGATTTTTTTGAATCTCTCGGGGTACTCCACCAGGTAGACCACTTAGGCCTCCATGCTGATCTTGAATCGGCTCATTGTGTGTTGCACTAGAGTTCGGATCAGGTACACCACTTAGGCCTCCATGCTGATCTTGAATCGGCTCATTGTGTGTTGCACTAGAGTTCGGATCAGGTACACCACTTAGGCCTCCATGCTGATCTTGAATCGGCTCATCTTGTGGTGGACTAGAGTTCAGATTAAGCAAACCATCATCTTCTGGAGTCAAGTCCAGATCAAGCACACCAGCTGCTGGAGTCGAGTTCAAATCAAGCTTCATAGGTCTCATTTGCTGAGAGACAATCATCCGAGGAAATTCAATCTTGTATACATTCTGTAGGCCAGTACACATTTCTGAAACAGAGTGATATTGTAGGTCAGTACTTTACACATAGCACTCCACTTTGGTATTATGTAAGTCAGTACACATAGCTTACCGTGTACCAAAGGTTTAGAGAATATGTCATTTTGGCGCATCCGGTTATCTTTCCACACATCCACTGTTGTAATTGGCATTTTTCTCCTTTTGGAAACCAGCTCCCGTAAATTGTCGCCAGCAATTAGTTGCCTCATTAAGCTGTGCAAAGACAAGATCAAATTTAAGCACCGCCATCCGTCAGAAATAACAAGTTATATTCTTAACAAGTTTTATTCTTACTCATTCGAAAGTACAATCTCCTCATCATATTGGAGGCTAGACATGTCTTGTATCATGCTCTTAACAAGTTTCTCTTGTTGTCTGCATTTTCAAACAAAGAAATCTTGAAATCCAAAAGGCATCATAATTTTTAGATGACAGGTTGTAAGCAACAAGTTCAGTATCAGATAACAGTAAGCATATCAGTACATTGACAAACTGCATTATGTTGGTGCAATAAAATCCACTATCATCATATAAATCTTAACTGTGAGAAACATCAAGTTATATCGATGTTTCTTGCTGTCATTATCGATGCATCAAAGACAGGGCCTTTTTCATCAAGTTATGCGATGTTTCTTGCCTGTCATTCATACTCTCAACTTCTTTCTGATGTTTCTTACTACTGACATAGTTTATGCAAGACCCTAAAAAGGATGGGTTGCATGTGTTGTTACAGGAAAATGAAGCGACGTCTGCATCAGTTTGTGAACCAAGCAAGAGATGGGTGGAGATCAAGTGTAAGTATGATGCCTGAGCAATACATTTCATCTTCACCAATTCCTTTTCTGATTGCTTCTTCAGGGACATATGTTACAACTACATCAGGGACATATTTCTGCTTTCTGCTGGTAGTGGACTACATCAGGGAAATCCTGAACTACAGGTCTATCCTCTTACTAATAGTTTCATGTTGTTTTGCACCTTTTCCTGAGCATCTTTTGGCCTAGTCATCGACAGAAAAAAGAATATCAATCTCATCATTTTGGCCTTCTTCTGCTGCACATTTTTTCAAAACTTGTTCATGAAATCCGAAAGGCATTGGTGAACTGTCaagtttgagaagtagcatttttACAGTAGTACTCCAGAGTACCAGGAAATGGAAGGAAAAGCATGAGTAATTTGTCCAGTAGCAGCAAGCAATACAATTCCAGTGAAAATAATCATTTAAAAGCATGTCTCCGTTCTACAGTTTTACATTTGGTGTATTTACTGTGACAGGCAATAAAGAAGAAACTAATCAGCTAAGTAATTCTGAATGTTTGCAACAATTTCTCTAAAACTGAAGTTTAAACTGCAGTACCTTCTTCAGGTAACAGTTCAGGGACGAGGACGGCAAGCTCGTTCAGGAGAGGACGGCGAGCTTGTTCAAGGGGAGGACTGTTGCCCAGGGAGCAGAGGATCTTGCCCAGGGAGCAGAGGATCTCGCCGTCACATCAGCCATCGAGGACAATGACGAGGTCGGCGGTATGGCCGCGACTAGGCCAGCGACGATCGCGAGGAGCGCACAAGAATCCGGGATGCAATGGCTGCGCAACGGAGGACCAGCCGCCACAGAGGAGCTCGTGGTCGACGACGTGGTGCCGCGAGCCACGGTGTGTGCGAGTGGTGCAAAGAATGAGGCACGTGGAGCAGAGGAGGAGCAGAGGCGTCCGCGCACAGAGCGATGGGCCGAGCGAGGCGAGCTCGGGCGCGACGCGACGGAGCGAGCAAGCGCGGCGAACGAGCAGAGAGCGGCGGCGGCGAACGGAGCAGAGAGCCGGCGGCGACGATCACAGTCAATCGGGAACACGACGGGGGCGATGGTCCCAGAGAGAATCGATGTGTTTTCTGACCGCGCCCCCGTCGTAATTTCTGGTGGATCGGTCGCCGGGGCCGACGGCGAGCTGATATCGTGATGGCGGAAGGCGGAGATGGACGACGGAGACGGAGGTCGGGGAAGATCGCTGTTTGAAATTCAAACCGGAAGTCCTATTTCGAAGCGTTATCTGTGTGTCtggacttttttgcaaaaaatacTTTGTACTGCTGCTCCGACACTTTCcgcgggacggagggagtataaaattGTCAACAATGATTTGATACTAAGGACGAAGTCGAGTTTTAGATGTTTCTTCAACTATTTTTGAAAACGAATCCCGCACTCTTAAACCTAAAAGACACCGTTTTAAAAAAGAATGTCGCACAGCCGTCAACTTCCTAGTTTTCCTTAAACGCCCCTCCCTTTCCGCGTCTTCCCCATTTCCGGCCATCTCGCTTCCCGATCACATCGCCAAGTCGAAAAATTAGGGGAGACAGAAGAGAGGAAATTTTTCGAAACCCAAACCCTAGTGCTCGCGTAGAGCGCCATGAAGATCCCGTTCGTGACCAAGTGGTCGCACCGATCGAACGAGCCCGCGGGGCCGTCAAATTCGGCCGTGGCTTCAGGCCAGCAGCAGGAGCAGCATCTCCCTCCGCTGCCGTCTCCGTCGGGGTCGTCGGCGCCGGCTGCGGCCCCATCTCCTTCGCTGCCCGTGGCGACaacagaggcggcaggggatgagtTTATTTTGCAGGAGGAGGAGTATCAGATGCAGCTGGCGTTAGCGCTATCGGCGTCGGCGTCAGGAGGCGATGGCGCGGGCGATCCCGACGGGGAGCA
This Lolium perenne isolate Kyuss_39 chromosome 1, Kyuss_2.0, whole genome shotgun sequence DNA region includes the following protein-coding sequences:
- the LOC127298056 gene encoding transcription factor TGAL4-like isoform X4, yielding MRRPPNPKQMVGICGVEKSLQAEEALTQGSGCLADDANIGSFVAIALGKLSSLEGFVIQENEATSASVCEPSKRWVEIKWTYFCFLLVVDYIREILNYR
- the LOC127298056 gene encoding transcription factor TGAL4-like isoform X1, with the protein product MRRPPNPKQMVGICGVEKSLQAEEALTQGSGCLADDANIGSFVAIALGKLSSLEGFVIQENEATSASVCEPSKRWVEIKWTYVTTTSGTYFCFLLVVDYIREILNYSTFFR
- the LOC127298056 gene encoding transcription factor TGAL4-like isoform X2 — protein: MRRPPNPKQMVGICGVEKSLQAEEALTQGSGCLADDANIGSFVAIALGKLSSLEGFVIQENEATSASVCEPSKRWVEIKWTYVTTTSGTYFCFLLVVDYIREILNYR
- the LOC127298045 gene encoding uncharacterized protein; the protein is MTEANKIQRLQHCLSMLDENSPCRFKDMDNFVHIDEKWFDMTKVNNSYYLLPEEPKPLRTVKNKNSIGKVMFLAAVAKPRYGEGGVVTFDGKIGTWAFVKETPAPKKSKLRPKGTLELKNVKVTRDVMRQYMCNLVIPAIQDKWPDEDEGTTIFIQQDNAKPHLLPHDDGFRQAVAQTDLDIQLIQQPPNSPDLNVLDLALFRSLQSLTDTRAPKNIKELIEGVEEEYNNYEVNKLSRSFFTLKTVMIQIMRVEGGVEYDIPHNYKDLLEAEGRLEEVMDDLCVPTNILTETKTIILRYIKQQEELAREASAKQAAEEASNQAAREAHEASKKQEEQVAREACKARKKQERQAAREARKARKKQEEQAAREALKARKKQEEQAAREALKARKKQEEQAAREALKARKKQEEQAEREALKARKKQEEQAAREALKARKQQEEQAAREERQARKKQEEEAAREERKARKKQEEQAAREERQARKKQEEEAAREERKARKKQEEQAAREERQARKKQEEQAAREEREARKKRKRQEKLEAREENDASNNKKASESDV
- the LOC127298056 gene encoding transcription factor TGAL4-like isoform X3; translation: MRRPPNPKQMVGICGVEKSLQAEEALTQGSGCLADDANIGSFVAIALGKLSSLEGFVIQENEATSASVCEPSKRWVEIKWTYFCFLLVVDYIREILNYSTFFR